The following are from one region of the Streptomyces decoyicus genome:
- a CDS encoding BTB/POZ domain-containing protein, with protein MTTRQVRKRCQALVSALDLPSPFSVEALVRELSARRGRPIRIHTLAIGSAVNACGLWIATEFCDHIFVEEKTTRFHQEHIVLHEIGHILWDHGTSEDENHSALATLLPDLRPDVVRRLLGRTSYTSEQEQEAELVASLIHSAAGMLPPSSSPGVRGTLEVALGIRR; from the coding sequence ATGACCACTCGGCAGGTCCGCAAGCGGTGCCAGGCGCTCGTCAGCGCGCTCGACTTGCCCAGTCCCTTCTCCGTCGAGGCCCTCGTCCGCGAGCTGTCGGCCCGGCGGGGCCGGCCCATCCGGATCCACACCCTGGCGATCGGCTCCGCCGTGAACGCCTGCGGCCTGTGGATCGCCACCGAGTTCTGCGACCACATCTTCGTCGAAGAGAAGACCACCAGGTTCCACCAGGAGCACATCGTTCTCCACGAGATCGGTCACATCCTGTGGGATCACGGCACCAGCGAGGACGAGAACCACAGCGCGCTGGCCACGCTGCTTCCCGACCTCCGCCCCGACGTGGTCCGCCGGCTGCTGGGCCGCACCAGTTACACCTCCGAGCAGGAACAGGAGGCCGAACTCGTCGCCAGCCTCATCCACTCGGCCGCGGGCATGCTGCCCCCTTCGTCATCCCCAGGGGTACGCGGCACGCTCGAAGTCGCCCTAGGAATCCGCAGGTAA
- a CDS encoding CocE/NonD family hydrolase yields MRPSRRTLRAATSTVSAAVLATTVLAGAPATAEAATPESAPTAAVSGASPSVRFVDIKGDGGITLKANVFTPAGADGTRRYPVIVLPTSWSMPQIEYMAQAKKLAEAGYVVVGYNSRGFWQSGGEIETAGPKDVADASKVIDWALAHTPADPQKVGMGGVSYGAGICLLASAFDKRIKAVAALSGWADLIDSIYSGRTQHLQAVGFLNGTGELTGRPSPELRTILKNFLTSDLATEKDMIEWGRKRSPATYLDKINANGAAIMLGNAWGDSVFPPNQYAHFYEKLKGPKRLEFRPGDHATAEGLGLFGLPNDTWANTQRWFDHYLKGADNGIDRESPVLLKSRSTGAYEGYKSWQDVASTQRKIELGDSRQIHTNWDSGANGGLIFLSSMLDQFLRLPPMASIPLLPRSLAAVWQSERYETGQRIRGTTRLHTTMTSTAESGTAIAYLYDVGPLGIGKLVTHAPYTFHDKTPNQPFGVDLDLFSTAYDVPAGHRLAVVVDTVDPLYSEYNPSGARLTFSSPASDPSYVSVPVRD; encoded by the coding sequence ATGAGGCCCTCCCGTAGGACACTGCGCGCCGCGACCAGTACCGTCTCCGCGGCAGTACTCGCCACCACGGTTCTGGCCGGCGCGCCCGCCACCGCCGAGGCGGCGACGCCGGAATCCGCCCCCACGGCGGCAGTATCGGGCGCCTCCCCCTCCGTGCGGTTCGTCGACATCAAGGGCGACGGAGGCATCACCCTCAAGGCGAATGTCTTCACCCCGGCCGGCGCCGACGGCACCCGGCGCTACCCGGTCATCGTGCTGCCCACCAGCTGGTCGATGCCGCAGATCGAGTACATGGCGCAGGCCAAGAAGCTGGCCGAAGCGGGATATGTCGTCGTCGGATACAACTCCCGCGGCTTCTGGCAGTCCGGCGGGGAGATCGAAACGGCCGGCCCGAAGGACGTCGCCGACGCGTCGAAGGTCATCGACTGGGCGCTGGCCCACACCCCGGCCGATCCGCAGAAGGTCGGCATGGGCGGGGTCTCCTACGGTGCCGGAATCTGCCTGCTGGCGTCCGCATTCGACAAACGGATCAAGGCAGTTGCGGCGCTCAGCGGCTGGGCCGACCTCATCGACTCGATCTACAGCGGCCGTACCCAGCATCTACAGGCGGTGGGGTTCCTCAACGGTACGGGCGAGCTGACGGGGCGCCCCAGCCCCGAGCTCCGGACGATCCTCAAGAACTTCCTCACCTCCGATCTCGCCACCGAAAAGGACATGATCGAGTGGGGGAGGAAGCGCTCCCCCGCCACCTATCTCGACAAGATCAACGCCAATGGCGCCGCGATCATGCTGGGCAACGCATGGGGCGATTCCGTGTTCCCGCCCAACCAATACGCCCACTTCTACGAGAAGCTGAAGGGCCCCAAGCGGCTGGAATTCCGCCCGGGTGACCATGCGACGGCCGAAGGGCTCGGGCTGTTCGGACTGCCCAACGACACCTGGGCCAACACCCAGCGGTGGTTCGACCACTACCTCAAGGGCGCGGACAACGGCATCGACCGCGAGTCGCCGGTGCTGCTCAAGTCCCGCTCCACCGGCGCGTACGAGGGCTACAAGAGCTGGCAGGACGTGGCGTCCACGCAGCGGAAGATCGAGCTGGGCGACAGCCGGCAGATCCACACCAACTGGGACTCCGGCGCCAACGGCGGGCTGATCTTCCTCTCCAGCATGCTGGACCAGTTCCTCCGGCTGCCGCCGATGGCCTCGATCCCGCTGCTGCCGCGCTCCCTGGCCGCCGTCTGGCAGTCCGAGCGCTATGAGACCGGGCAGCGGATCAGGGGGACCACGCGGCTGCACACCACCATGACCAGCACGGCGGAGAGCGGCACCGCCATCGCCTACCTCTACGACGTGGGCCCGCTCGGCATCGGCAAGCTGGTCACCCACGCGCCGTACACCTTCCACGACAAGACGCCGAACCAGCCCTTCGGCGTGGATCTGGACCTGTTCTCCACGGCCTACGACGTCCCGGCCGGCCACCGTCTCGCGGTGGTCGTGGACACCGTCGACCCGCTGTACAGCGAGTACAACCCGAGCGGCGCCCGGCTGACGTTCTCCTCCCCGGCGAGCGATCCGTCGTATGTGTCGGTGCCGGTGCGCGACTGA
- a CDS encoding class I SAM-dependent methyltransferase → MPQTPFDESERRAWAGSAAVYEAGFGRLCAYPVPQLLDAAGVAAGLRVLDVGTGTGSAAAAAGARGARVVAVDAEPDMARRAARAVPDASVHIAALPQLPYADGQFDAVVGNFVLNHVGRPRAALDELRRVTRPGGRIALTLWAAPAAPGQALLGRAVQAAGVSRPPSLPALAPEDDFPRSEDGLVGLLRGAGLTDAVCRPLSWDHRTTPQEWWSGPAAGVATVGRIVRSQGAAVVERIRQQFTVLAEEFTDEDGRLVLPHTALLASGRVAGPGLASGGDPWVP, encoded by the coding sequence GTGCCCCAGACGCCGTTCGATGAGAGCGAGCGCCGGGCCTGGGCGGGGAGTGCGGCCGTGTACGAAGCCGGCTTCGGCAGGCTCTGTGCCTACCCGGTGCCGCAGTTGCTGGATGCCGCGGGGGTGGCCGCGGGCCTGCGGGTGCTGGATGTCGGCACGGGTACGGGCTCGGCCGCCGCGGCGGCCGGTGCGCGCGGTGCGCGGGTGGTCGCCGTGGACGCCGAGCCCGATATGGCCCGACGTGCCGCCCGCGCCGTACCCGACGCGTCCGTCCATATCGCCGCGCTCCCGCAACTCCCCTATGCCGACGGGCAATTCGACGCCGTGGTCGGCAACTTCGTGCTCAATCACGTGGGGCGGCCGCGGGCGGCCCTCGACGAACTGCGCCGGGTGACCCGGCCGGGCGGCCGGATCGCGCTGACGCTCTGGGCGGCCCCCGCGGCGCCGGGGCAGGCGCTGCTCGGCCGCGCCGTACAGGCGGCCGGTGTGAGCCGTCCGCCGTCTCTGCCCGCGCTCGCCCCCGAGGACGACTTCCCGCGCAGCGAAGACGGCCTCGTCGGCCTGCTGCGGGGCGCGGGCCTGACGGATGCGGTCTGCCGGCCGCTGTCCTGGGACCACCGCACCACCCCGCAGGAGTGGTGGAGCGGACCGGCGGCAGGGGTGGCGACCGTCGGCCGGATCGTACGCAGTCAGGGGGCGGCCGTGGTCGAGCGCATCCGGCAGCAATTCACCGTGCTGGCCGAGGAGTTCACCGACGAAGACGGCCGGCTGGTGCTGCCGCACACGGCGCTGCTGGCGTCCGGGCGGGTGGCCGGGCCTGGTCTGGCGTCCGGCGGTGACCCGTGGGTTCCCTGA
- a CDS encoding alpha/beta fold hydrolase produces MKSVFCREITVGYDDEGSGEPLVLVHGHPFNRSMWHPQTEHFSRAGWRVIAPDLRGYGDSTVVPGKTPLATFARDLIGLLDHLGVERCVLGGLSMGGQIVMECYRLFPERVRGLVFADTFAAAETEDGRAARYDMAERLLREGMDGYAHEVLAKMVSPHTIVSQPEVAAHVLGMMTSTAPEGAAAALRGRAERPDYTELLTRVSVPALVVVGTEDAYTPVSDARDIHERIPDSRLSVIEQAAHMPNLERPNTFNAALEAFLASLPQTAATPAPQG; encoded by the coding sequence ATGAAATCGGTCTTTTGCCGAGAGATCACCGTGGGGTACGACGACGAGGGCAGCGGCGAGCCGCTGGTGCTCGTCCATGGGCACCCCTTCAACCGGTCGATGTGGCACCCGCAGACCGAGCACTTCAGCCGGGCCGGATGGCGGGTGATCGCCCCGGACCTGCGGGGTTACGGGGACAGCACGGTGGTCCCCGGAAAGACCCCGCTGGCGACGTTCGCCCGGGACCTCATCGGCCTGCTCGACCATCTCGGGGTCGAACGCTGTGTCCTCGGAGGCCTGTCCATGGGGGGCCAGATCGTCATGGAGTGCTACCGGCTCTTCCCGGAGCGGGTGCGGGGCCTCGTCTTCGCCGACACGTTCGCCGCGGCGGAGACCGAGGACGGCAGGGCCGCGCGCTACGACATGGCAGAGCGGCTGCTGCGCGAGGGCATGGACGGCTATGCGCACGAGGTGCTGGCCAAAATGGTCTCCCCGCACACGATCGTCTCCCAGCCGGAGGTCGCCGCACACGTCCTGGGGATGATGACCTCCACGGCACCCGAAGGCGCGGCTGCCGCACTGCGCGGCCGCGCCGAACGCCCCGACTACACCGAGCTGCTGACACGGGTTTCGGTGCCGGCCCTGGTGGTGGTCGGTACGGAGGACGCCTACACCCCCGTGAGCGACGCCCGCGACATCCACGAGCGCATCCCGGACTCCCGGCTGTCGGTCATCGAGCAGGCGGCTCATATGCCGAATCTGGAACGGCCGAACACATTCAATGCGGCTCTGGAGGCCTTTCTGGCCTCACTGCCGCAGACCGCGGCAACGCCCGCACCACAAGGCTGA
- a CDS encoding aminotransferase-like domain-containing protein — protein sequence MDDYRAIADELAADIAAGRLRPGDRLLPLRRFARNRRIASSTAARVYRELSRRGLTVGEVGRGTFVRSAAPSDEPALAEPGEARVDLEMNFPVLPDHPALLAKSLGHLLRPDALAVALRPVGAVGTAAARRAAAAHLARAGWAPDPGQLLFAGNGRQAIAAAIAALVPAGERLGVEALTYPVVKGIAARLGVTLVPLAMDEHGLTPEALRAAAPLRAVYLQPALHNPLSLTMPARRRAEIAAALRELDLQAIEDAIYGFLRNDLAPLAALAPERTVVVDSLSKRLAPGLSLGFLTVPAGTTQDFATALRSGTWTASRFALDAATRWMADGTAAAIEEAKRSDAAARRRIVTDRLAGFQVRADPQAYHCWWELPEPWRADTFVAAAARRGIAVTPSGAFAVGPGHAPNAVRLALASPPLDALADALDVLAGLAQGAPEDTAPE from the coding sequence ATGGACGACTATCGCGCGATCGCCGATGAACTCGCGGCCGACATCGCTGCCGGCCGGCTCCGCCCCGGTGACCGGCTGCTGCCGCTGCGCCGGTTCGCTCGTAACCGGCGTATCGCCAGTTCGACGGCGGCCCGGGTATACCGGGAATTGAGCCGACGTGGTCTGACGGTGGGCGAGGTCGGCCGCGGTACATTCGTCCGCTCCGCCGCCCCGTCGGACGAGCCGGCCCTCGCCGAGCCGGGCGAGGCCCGGGTCGACCTGGAGATGAACTTCCCCGTTCTGCCGGACCACCCCGCGCTCCTCGCCAAGAGCCTCGGACATCTGCTGCGCCCCGACGCCCTGGCCGTCGCGCTCCGCCCGGTGGGTGCCGTCGGCACGGCCGCTGCCCGCCGCGCCGCGGCCGCCCACCTCGCCCGCGCCGGCTGGGCACCGGACCCCGGGCAGCTGCTCTTCGCGGGCAACGGCCGGCAGGCGATCGCCGCGGCGATCGCCGCGCTGGTCCCGGCCGGTGAGCGCCTCGGCGTCGAAGCGCTCACCTACCCCGTCGTGAAGGGCATCGCGGCCCGCCTCGGTGTCACGCTCGTCCCCCTCGCCATGGACGAGCACGGCCTGACTCCCGAGGCGCTGCGGGCCGCCGCCCCGCTGCGCGCCGTCTATCTCCAGCCGGCCCTGCACAACCCGCTGAGCCTCACCATGCCCGCCCGCCGTCGCGCTGAAATCGCGGCGGCACTAAGGGAGTTGGACCTCCAGGCCATCGAGGACGCCATCTACGGATTCCTCCGCAACGACCTGGCGCCCCTCGCGGCCCTCGCTCCGGAGCGCACGGTGGTCGTCGACAGCCTGTCCAAGCGGCTCGCGCCCGGACTGTCGCTGGGGTTTCTGACGGTGCCGGCCGGTACCACCCAGGATTTTGCGACGGCCCTTCGCTCGGGGACCTGGACGGCCTCCCGCTTCGCGCTCGATGCGGCGACCCGCTGGATGGCCGACGGCACCGCGGCGGCCATCGAGGAGGCGAAGCGGAGCGACGCCGCGGCGCGCCGGCGGATCGTCACCGACAGGCTCGCCGGCTTCCAGGTCCGCGCCGATCCGCAGGCATATCACTGCTGGTGGGAACTGCCGGAGCCGTGGCGGGCCGACACCTTTGTCGCCGCCGCTGCCCGGCGCGGCATCGCCGTCACACCGTCCGGGGCGTTCGCCGTCGGCCCGGGCCATGCGCCCAACGCCGTACGTCTGGCCCTCGCCTCGCCGCCCCTCGATGCCCTGGCCGACGCGCTCGATGTCCTGGCCGGGCTGGCGCAGGGCGCACCGGAGGACACGGCGCCGGAGTGA
- a CDS encoding glutathione S-transferase family protein yields the protein MPHPTDSNTDGHTDGTTGGASDGTPHATPDGNEAYGKKPFKRSKSHFADRVTADGRDGWPVEAGRYRLVVSRACPWASRAVISRRLLGLEDAISLALTDPLQDDRSWRFTLDPDGRDPVLGIRFLSEAYDAREKDYPGGVSVPALVDVPSGQLVTNDYQQLTLDFATEWTALHRPGAPDLYPEPLREEIDVVMAGVYRDVNNGVYRAGFATGQSDYEAAFHDLFRRLDLLSERLSDQRYLVGDTLTEADIRLFTTLVRFDSVYHGHFKCNQFKLAEDPVLWAYAKDLFQTPGFGDTVDFHHIKQHYYQVHTGINPTGIVPIGPDLSGWLTPHYREELGGRPFGDGTPPGPVPRAEEVPPSGRPDALLTGY from the coding sequence ATGCCGCACCCCACCGACAGCAACACCGACGGCCACACCGACGGCACCACGGGCGGCGCGTCGGACGGCACGCCGCACGCCACCCCCGACGGCAACGAGGCGTACGGAAAGAAGCCCTTCAAGCGCTCCAAGAGCCACTTCGCGGACCGCGTCACGGCGGACGGCCGCGACGGCTGGCCGGTCGAGGCCGGCCGCTACCGCCTGGTCGTCAGCCGCGCCTGCCCCTGGGCGAGCCGCGCCGTCATCTCCCGGCGGCTGCTCGGCCTGGAGGACGCGATCTCGCTCGCCCTCACCGATCCGCTCCAGGACGACCGCAGCTGGCGCTTCACCCTGGACCCGGACGGCCGCGACCCCGTCCTCGGCATCCGCTTCCTCAGCGAGGCCTACGACGCCCGCGAGAAGGACTACCCGGGCGGCGTCAGCGTCCCCGCCCTCGTCGACGTACCCAGCGGGCAGCTCGTCACCAACGACTACCAGCAGCTCACCCTGGACTTCGCGACGGAGTGGACGGCGCTGCACCGGCCCGGCGCACCCGACCTGTACCCCGAGCCGCTGCGCGAGGAGATCGATGTCGTCATGGCGGGCGTCTACCGGGACGTCAACAACGGCGTGTACCGGGCCGGTTTCGCCACCGGGCAGAGCGACTACGAGGCCGCCTTCCACGATCTCTTCCGGCGCCTGGACCTGCTGTCCGAGCGGCTGTCCGACCAGCGCTACCTCGTGGGCGACACCCTCACGGAGGCCGACATCCGGCTGTTCACCACGCTGGTCCGCTTCGACTCCGTCTACCACGGACACTTCAAATGCAACCAGTTCAAGCTGGCCGAGGACCCGGTGCTGTGGGCCTACGCCAAGGACCTCTTCCAGACGCCCGGCTTCGGCGACACCGTCGACTTCCACCACATCAAGCAGCACTACTACCAGGTCCACACAGGCATCAACCCGACCGGCATCGTGCCGATCGGGCCGGACCTCTCGGGCTGGCTGACCCCGCACTACCGCGAGGAGTTGGGCGGCCGGCCGTTCGGCGACGGCACCCCGCCCGGCCCGGTACCCCGGGCCGAGGAGGTCCCGCCCAGCGGACGCCCCGACGCTCTGCTGACCGGCTACTGA
- the ligD gene encoding non-homologous end-joining DNA ligase — MAPSAEVGSTSYPVIRPMLATVGPLPAEHEEAAWAFEAKWDGARCIVNTPGDGTVRLVTRAGNDATTTYPELGPLGEQLRGRPAVLDGEVVVLDARGRPDFGLLQRRMGVVNPRRTARLAMEHPVHLVLFDLMYLGGSLLGSPYYERRGLLAGLRLRGPNWSAPGFVEGHAQQAWEASLQGGLEGVVAKRLTSAYLPGVRSPEWRKTKHLMTLDVIIGGWTEGHGGLAGLPGSVLAGIAEPGGLRYVGSVGSGLSDRERQELAHYLGVIPLDHSPFLNPVDAPGVHWAEPRLVAEITLSGWTSAGRLRHPIWHRLRPDLTHLG; from the coding sequence ATGGCCCCGTCCGCCGAGGTTGGCTCGACCTCGTACCCCGTGATCCGGCCGATGCTGGCCACGGTCGGCCCGCTGCCGGCCGAGCACGAGGAGGCGGCCTGGGCCTTCGAGGCCAAATGGGACGGCGCGCGCTGCATCGTCAACACTCCCGGCGACGGCACGGTCCGGCTGGTCACCCGGGCCGGCAATGACGCGACCACGACCTACCCGGAACTGGGGCCGCTGGGCGAACAGCTGCGGGGCCGGCCCGCGGTGCTCGACGGCGAGGTGGTGGTGCTGGATGCACGCGGACGGCCCGACTTCGGGCTGTTGCAGCGCCGGATGGGCGTGGTGAACCCGCGCCGCACTGCCCGGCTGGCCATGGAGCACCCCGTCCACCTCGTCCTGTTCGACCTCATGTACCTGGGCGGCTCGCTGCTCGGGTCGCCGTATTACGAGCGCCGCGGCCTCCTGGCCGGGCTGCGGCTGCGCGGCCCGAACTGGTCGGCGCCCGGGTTTGTCGAGGGCCATGCGCAGCAGGCGTGGGAGGCCTCGTTGCAGGGCGGTCTCGAAGGCGTGGTGGCCAAGCGGCTGACCTCCGCGTATCTGCCGGGCGTCCGCTCACCCGAGTGGCGCAAGACGAAGCATCTGATGACCCTCGACGTGATCATCGGGGGCTGGACCGAAGGCCATGGCGGACTGGCCGGGCTGCCCGGTTCCGTGCTGGCAGGCATCGCCGAACCCGGGGGACTGCGCTACGTCGGCTCCGTCGGCTCGGGGCTGTCCGACCGGGAACGCCAGGAGCTGGCGCACTACCTGGGAGTGATCCCGCTCGACCACTCCCCCTTCCTCAACCCCGTGGACGCTCCGGGGGTCCACTGGGCCGAGCCCCGGCTCGTCGCCGAGATCACGCTCAGCGGCTGGACCTCGGCCGGCCGCCTGCGGCACCCGATCTGGCACCGGCTGCGCCCCGATCTGACCCACCTCGGCTGA